In the Streptomyces sp. SJL17-4 genome, AGCTCGCCGCCGGCAAGACCCCCGCCGAGATCGACGCCTACCTCGCCCAGTTCGACGTCTGGGACCGCAACGACTGGGACCACGACGGCAACTTCGACGAGGCCGACGGCTACATCGACCACTTCCAGGCCGTCCACGCCGGCATGGGCGAGGACGCGGGCGGCGGCGCCCAGGGCGAGGACGCCATCTGGTCGCACCGCTGGTATGTGAATGGCGATGATTACGGGCTCACCGGGCCCGACGTCTCCGGTACGCAGAACAAGGCGGGCGGCGCCCGCATCGGCCAGTCCAAGTACTGGCTCGGCGACTACACCACCGAGGGCGAGAACGGCGGACTCGGCGTCTTCTGCCACGAGTTCGGCCACGACCTCGGCCTGCCGGACTACTACGACACCGACGGCGGCGAGAACTCCACCGCCTTCTGGACCCTCATGAGCTCCGGCTCCTGGCTGAGCCACGGCGCCGCCGCGAACGCGGGCATCGGCACCCACCCGGGCCTCATGGGCGCCGAGGAGAAGCTCTTCCTCGGCTGGCTGGACTACACCGACGCCCCGCTCGGCGCCACCGGCACGTACACCCTCAACCCGGCGCAGCTCCAGGTCACCGGCAAGGACCAGGCGGTCCGCGTCGCGCTCCCGGACAAGGCGAGCAGCACCACCTACACCACGCCCACCTCCGGCACCCACGCCTGGTGGACGGGCTCGGCCGACGGCCTCAACCAGTCCCTCACCCGCTCGGTGCCGGCCGCCTCGCGCGTCACCGTCAAGGCGAGCGCCTGGTACGAGATCGAGGCCGACTTCGACTACCTCTTCGCCGAGTACTCCCTCGACGGCGGAGCCAACTGGGCCCGCGCGGGCGCGGCCGTCGACGGCTCCTCCGCCGGGAAGTGGACGACGCTGCGGTACGCGTACGACTCCGCGGGCAAGCCCTCCCTCTTCCGGTTCCGCTACCAGACGGACGGCGGCGTGCACTACGCCGGCGCGTTCCTCGACGACATCTCGCTGAGCTCGGGCGGTACGACCCTGGCCACCGACGACGTCGAGCAGGGCGCGGGCGCCTGGACCGCCACGGGCCGCTGGAACATCTCCACCGGCACCGAGACGGCGACCTACCCGCGCTACTACCTCCTGGAGAACCGCGAGTACGTCGGCTCCGACGCGCTCCTCGCCGAGGGCCCGTACCAGTTCAGCAAGGGCATCACCGCGCCGGACTGGGTCGAGTACTTCCGCTACCAGAACGGCATGCTCGTCTGGTACGTCGACCGGTCCTTCGACGACAACAACGTCAGCGCCCACCCGGGCGGCGGCCAGGCCATGGCCGTCGACGCCCGCCCGGCCCCGTTCCGGTACGCCGACGGGACCGCGCCCAGCAACCGGCGCCAGCCCTTCGACGCGACCTTCGGCCTGGAGGCCACCGACGCGACCTGCCTCCACAAGGAGGCCCTCGTGGGCAAGGGCGGCAGCCAGACCGTCCAGACCCTTGCGGCCTGTGCGCCCTCCGTCCCGGGCATCCCGGTCTTCGACGACACGGACCCGAACGCGTACTACGACACGTCGGCCCCGCAGGCCAGCGTGAAGGTCGCCGGCCATGGCGTCCGCGTCACGATCACCGGCGACGCCGGTGACGACCTGACGATCAGCGTGGCCAACCCGGCCGCGCACTGATCAACCGCTGAGGGGGGCGGTACGGGAGGGGCCTCAGGCCTCCTCCCGTACCGCCCTCGCCAGTTCCGCCAGGAACGCGACCACGCCCGCCGGGCCCCGCACCGCCAGGTCCGCGCGGTCGGCCAGTTCGGGGACCTCCGTGGAGCCGCTGCAGACCAGGAGGCCCGGGGTGCCGTCGGAGCGGAGCTTCTCGACGGCGGCGAAGGCGGGCAGGTCGCCCAGGTCGTCGCCCGCGTACAGGACGGACCCCGCGTCCACCTCCCGTACGTACTCCGCGAGCGCGACGCCCTTGTCCATGCCCGGGGGCCGCAGCTCCAGGACCATGCGGCCGGGCTCCAGGACGAGGCCGTGGTGGGTGGCGAGGTCGCTCAGTGGGCCCTTGAGGGCCTCGAAGGCGCGCTCGGGGTCGAGGGCGCGGCGGGTGTGGACGGCGACCGCGCGGCCCTTCTCCTCGATCCAGACGCCCGGCCAGGCGCCGGCCCGGTCGAGGAAGCCCGGGAGCTCGGCGCGGACGGAGGCCACGCCCGGGTGCGGGGCGGCGGCCCGGACGGTGCCGCTGCGGGCGTCCCAGCGTTCGGCGCCGTAGTGGCCGAGGACGACGAGGTGCTCCAGGCCGGGGACGCCGGCGAAGCCGCCGTACCGGACGGCGACCCCGGCGGGGCGGCCCGTCACGACGGCGATGGAGGCGACCTCGGGGGCGAGGGCGGCGAGCGCCTCGACGGCGCCGGGGTGGGCGCGGGCCCGTTCGGGGTCGGGGACGATCTCGGCGAGGGTGCCGTCGAAGTCGAGGGCGACGACGGCCTTCGCGGGCCGCGCGAGGAGCGCGGCCAGACCGTCGCGGCCGGCGGATGTGGTCGGGTGCGGGAGGCTGCTGACCATGTCCCCGACCCTACCGATGCGGGGCGCCCGCGTCAGGGGCACGAACGAGACGTGAGCTCAGCGCCTTCTCTGTTTCTCGTCCCGTACCCGGCGCAGGCGGTTCACCGTCACCGGGTCGTGGGCGAGGGCCCTCGGGTCGTCCAGAAGGGCGTTGAGCAGCTGGTAGTAGCGGGTCGGGGAGAGTCCGAGGTTCTCGCGGACCGCACGCTCCTTGGCGCCGGGGCCGGGCCAGGAGCGGCGTTCGACGGCGAGGAGGGCCTGCTCGCGCTCACCGAGCCCGCCGAGGTCGGCGAGGTCGGCGAGGCCGCCGACACCGGCAGCGACGGCGGCCTCGGCAGCGTCGGCGCCGTCACCGGCGTCGACGGCGCCATCGGCAGCGTCGGCGCCGTCGCCGTCATCGGCGGCGGCGTCCACCGCTTCCCGGTCCTCGGTCATAAGACCAACCTATTACTCGGCGCTCTCCGCCGCCGTCGCCGCCCGGCCTATCGACCCGAGGACCTCGGCGGGTACTCCGGCCGGGGTGACGGCCTTGCCGATGTTCTGCTTGACGTTCTCGCTGACCTTGGCCCAGGACGTCTTGCCGACCGGCGGGAGCTGGCTCTCCGGCAGCGTCTTGAGGAAGACGCGCAGGTTGGCGTGCTCGGGCTCGGTCTCCATGCGGGTGGAGGCGGTGACGGTGACCGGGAGGAGGTCGTTGTCGCCGGCGAACTTCAGGACGTTCTCGTCGCTGAAGACGAAGTTGAGGAAGTCGCCGATCTCCTTGCGGTGACCGTTCTGCTTGAAGCCCATGATCCAGTCGGCCACGCCCATGGCGGCGTCGGCCTGGCCGTCGACGCCCGGGAGCGGGACCTGGCCCACCTCGACGCCGTTCTTGGCGGCTTCCTTGAGGAGCGAGGGGTGGCCGTTGAGCATGCCGACCTCGCCGCTCGCGAAGGCGGCGAAGGCGGCCTTGCGGTTGAGCTTGCCGGGGGCGACGGGCCCGGTGAGGCCCTTGCCGACCAGGTTGTTCTTGAGCCAGTCGAAGGTCTTGATGTTGGCGTCGGAGTCGACCGCGTAGTGGTCGGTGCCGTCGGTCCAGCCACCGCCGCCGCTGAGCATCCACATCAGGGCCTCGGCCTGGGCCTCCTCGGGGCCGAGGGGCAGCGCGAAGGGGGTGCGGACACCGTTGTCCTTCAGCTTCTCGGCGGCCTCGGCGAGCTCGTCCCAGCTGGTGGGAGCCTTGGCGCCGGCCTCGTCGAAGAGGGCCTTGTTGTAGAACAGCGGCCGGGTGGAGGCGACGAAGGGCAGCCCGTACTGGATCCGCTTGTGCTCCCCGGCCTCGACGAGCGGCGCCAGGAAGTTGGACTGGACGGGTATGGAGAGGAGCTCGTCGGCGGCGTAGAGCTGGTCGGCGGCCGCGTAGTCGGCGTAGGCGCCGATCTGCGCGATGTCGGGGGCCTTGTCGGCCTTGACCATCTCGGCGACCTTGCGGTCGACGTCGTCCCAGGACTCGATCTGCACCTCGACCTTGACGCCGGGGTGTCCGGCCTCGAAGGCGGAGACGAGGCCGGCCCAGTACTTCTTGGTGGTGTCGCCGCCGGTGAGGTCGTAGTCGGCGGCGACCAGTCTGAGGGTCACGTCGCCGGAGTCGCCCCCGAGGGAGCCACAGCCGGCGACCGTGGCGGTCAGTCCGAATGCGGCGACGGCCGCGGTCAGTCCAAGGAATCGTCGCCGCTCCACGGCTTCATCCACCTTTTGCTCGTCGTTGAGCTGCATCGAGCCGCACGTTTGCTCTGCGCAGGGCCGTAAGTCTCTCGCGTGCGCGGGTATGAGGTCTACACCACTCGGGTATCACTTCCGCAACGCCACCGGGACGATGGGCCCCATGACGGGACCCGAATTTGTATCCGTACGCAACAATCCTCGGCAGTGGACTAGACCTTTTGGGTCCGCGAGGGCCAAACTGTCCCCCGTGAGACACGTCATCGCCCTGGATGTGGGCGGCACCGGCATGAAGGCCGCCCTCGTCGGGGCGGACGGCACCCTGCTCCACGAGGCCCGCCGCGCCACCGGACGCGACCGCGGCCCCGAGGCCGTCGTGGAGACGATCCTCGGCTTCGCCGCCGAGCTCCGCGCCCTCGGCCAGGAGCGGTACGGCGAGCCCGCGGCGGCCGCCGGAGTCGCCGTCCCCGGCATCGTCGACGCGGAGAACGGCATCGCCGTCTACGCCGCCAACCTCGGCTGGCACGACGTTCCCATGCGTGAACTCCTCAGCGGCAGACTCGACGGCATCCCCGTCGCCCTCGGCCACGACGTCCGCACCGGCGGCCTCGCCGAGGGCCGCATCGGCGCGGGCAACGGCGCCGACCGCTTCCTCTTCGTGCCCCTCGGCACCGGCATCGCCGGTGCCATCGGCATCGGCGACCGCATCGAGGCCGGCGCCCACGGCTACGCCGGCGAGATCGGCCACATCGTCGTCCGCCCCGGCGGCACGGTCTGCGGCTGCGGCCAGCGCGGCTGCCTGGAGCGGTACGCCTCCGCCTCCGCCGTCTCCCTGGCCTGGGCCGAGGCGAGCGGCGACCCGAAGGCCGACGCCGCCGACTGCGCGAAGGCCGTCGAGTCCGGCGACACCACGGCCCTGCGGGTCTGGCAGGACGCCGTAGACGCCCTCGCGGACGGCCTGGTCACGGCCCTCACCCTGCTGGACCCCCGCACGCTCATCATCGGTGGCGGACTGGCCGAGGCGGGGGAAACCTTGTTCACACCACTTCGGGCCGCGGTGGAGGAGCGAGTCACGTTCCAGAAGCTGCCCGCCATCGTCCCGGCGGCCCTCGGGGACACCGCCGGTTGCCTGGGCGCGGGCCTCCTCGCCTGGGACCTGCTCGCCGACCGGCGCCCCCAGCGCCCCACCGACTCGGAGGTTTCCGCCTGATGGCCGATCACAAGGTTCTCGCCGGCGCACACGTCGTGCTGCCCACCGGGATCGTCGAGAACGGACGCGTGATCGTCGACGGCGAACGCATCACCGGCAGCACCCACGAGGACGCCCCCAGCCTGGACCTGACCGGGCACTGGCTCGTCCCCGGCTTCGTCGACATGCACAACCACGGCGGCGGCGGCGCGTCCTTCACCTCCGGCACCGTCGACGAGGTCCTCAAGGGCGTCCACACCCACCGGCTGCACGGCACCACCACCGTCGTCGCCTCCTTCGTCACCGGCGAGATGGACTTCCTCACCCAGCGGGCCGGGCTGCTCTCCGAGCTCGCCGAACAGGGCGAGATCGCCGGGCTCCACTTCGAGGGCCCGTTCATCTCCCCCTGCCGCAAGGGCGCCCACGACGAGACGCTGCTCCGCGACCCCGACCCGGCCGAGGTCCGCAAGCTGATCGACGCCGCCCGCGGCCAGGCCAAGATGGTCACCCTCGCCACCGAGCTGCCCGGCGGCATCGACTCCGTACGCCTGCTCGCCGAGCACGGCGTGATCGCCGCCATCGGCCACACCGACGCGACGTACGAGCAGACCGTCGCCGCCATCGACGCGGGCGCCACCGTCGCCACCCACCTCTACAACGCGATGCCCGCCCTCGGCCACCGCGCGCCCGGCCCGATCGCCGCCCTCCTGGAGGACGAGCGGATCACCGTCGAGCTCATCAACGACGGCACCCACCTCCACCCCGCCGCCCTGGAGCTCGCCTTCCACCACGCGGGCCCCGAGCGCGTCGCCCTCATCACCGACGCCATGGACGCCGCCGGCTTCGGCGACGGCCGCTACATGCTCGGCACGCTGGAGGTCGAGGTGAAGGACAGCGTCGCCCGCCTCGTCGAGGGCGGCTCCATCGCCGGCTCGACCCTCACCCTGGACCGCGCGTTCAAGCGCGCCGCCACCATCGACGGCCTGCCCGTCGAGTCGGTCGTCCAGGCGATCTCGGCCAACCCGGCCCGTCTGCTGGGCGTGTACGACCGCGTCGGCTCCCTGGAGCCCGGCAAGGACGCCGACATCGTGGTCCTGGACGCCGAGTTCAACCTCAAGGGCGTCATGCGCAAGGGCGAGTGGATCGTCGACCCGAAGGCCTGAACACACTTCTGCCCCGGCGTCACACCCTCCTGATCCGGAGTCACACGCTTCTGATCAGGAGTCACGCGGAAGGGCGGTGGGCCGGGGGTCTGGGCCTACCGCTATTCGTTTGGCATGATCAGTGCCCGTCGGAGCGCACGTTCCGCAGGACTTCACACGGAGTACGGGGGTTGGTCAGGTGATTCTCACGGTCACCCTCAACACGGCGGTGGACCTGACCTACCGGGTCCCCGCCCTCACCCCGCACGCCTCCCACCGGGTCACCCAGGTCATCGAACGCCCCGGCGGCAAGGGCCTCAACGTCGCCCGGGTGCTCGCCGCGCTCGGGTACGAGACCGTCGCCACCGGCTTCGCGGGCGGCGCCACGGGAGCCGTGCTCCGCGAGCAGCTCGCCGCGACCCCGGTCCGCGACGAACTCGTCGAGACCGCGGGCCCCACCCGCCGTACCGTCGCGATCGTCGACACCGCGAGCGGCGACACCACCCAGCTCAACGAACCGGGCCCCACGGTCACCGCCGCCGAGTGGACCGTCTTCCGCACCCGCTTCGCCGCGCTCCTCGACGGCGCCGCGGCGGTCGCGCTCTGCGGCAGCCTCCCGCCGGGCATCCACGTCGGCGCGTACGCGGAGCTCGTCCGCCTCGCCCGTACGGCCGGAGTGCCCGTCCTCCTCGACACCAGCGGCGAACCCCTCCGGCGCGGCATCGCCGCCCGCCCGGACCTCGTCAAGCCCAACGCGGACGAACTCGCCCAGCTCACCGGCGCCCGCGACCCGCTGCGCGCGACCCGCGAGGCCCGGGGCCGGGGCGCCCGTACGGTCGTCTCCTCGCTCGGCCCCGAAGGCCTCCTCGCCGCGACCCCGGAGGGCCTGTGGCGCGCGGCCCCGCCGGCGGCCGTGAAGGGCAACCCGACGGGCGCGGGCGACTCCGCCGTAGCGGGCCTCCTGTCGGGCCTGGTCGACGCCGCCCCCTGGCCCGACCGCCTGGCCCGCGCGGTCGCCCTCTCGGCGGCGACGGTCCTCTCCCCGGTGGCCGGCGAGTTCGACCCGACGGCCTACGAGGAGCTGCTGCCCCGCGTGAAGGTCACCGAGGAACCCGACCGGCCGTGACGCACGCCGCTGTCGACCGGGACTAGGACTTCGGCGGGGTCACTTCCAGCCAGTCGAGCAGCACGTCGCACTGATTGCCGGTCTCGCACGAGATCTTGATCTCGTTCTCGCCCTTCTGGAGGTCGACCGGCGCCCAGGTGGTCTGCCAGTTCTTCTCCAGGTTCGGGTCCGAGGAGTGGATGAAGTTCTTCAGCCCGAGCGGCGAGGTGTTCGCCTTGCCGTTGACCGTCAGCGTCGCGTTGGCGTCGACGGCGGGGATGGCGTAGCGCACGGTCAGGTGGTACTTCCCCTCCGTCGGCATGTTCGCCTTCCAGGTCACCGAGGAACCGACCTGGTTGAAGCCCGCGACATAGGTGCCGTTCGAGCCCTCGGCGCCCTTGACGTCCGTGGCGAGTCCCGCGCTGCCGCCCAGCTTCAGCGTGGCCGCGTCCTGCTTCGGGAGTTCGACCGGGGTCTCGTCCGCGCTCGGCTCGGTGCTGGGCTCCTCGGACGGGTTCACGGGCGCGGTCGTGGTGGTGCCACCGGTGCCGGCCTGCTTGTCCTTGTCGTCCTCGTTGCCCATGTTGGTGATCACGGCGGCCGCGATGCCGACCACGACGACCGCGACGACCGCGACCGCGCCGATGAGGATGCCCCGGGTGTTGGGGCCGCGGCCGGAGCCGCCACCGTGGTGCTGCTGCGGCGGGGGGCCCTGCCGGGTCGGCGGGCCGCCGTACGTCTCGGGGGCGGCGTACTGCGCCTGCGGCTGGCCGTACGGGGCCTGCTGCTGCGGCGGTACGTACGGCTGCGCGTGCTGCTGGCCGCCGTGACCGCCGTACTGGCGCTCGCCGACCGTTCTGACCTGGTTGTACGAGGTGCGGGGCACGCCGGGCTGGGCCGCGGCGGGGCCGGGGTAGCCGTAGCCGCCCCCACCCGGGGGCTGGGCGCCCGCGGCCTGACCGTCCTCGTACAGGTAGCCGAACGGGTCGTCGTTCTCGGGCTTGTTCGCGCCGTCGTTACCGGCAGCCATCCGGGTTCCTCTCCATGCTCGCCAGCCGTCGCCGACCGGCCGAGCCTACCTCGAACGGACCAGCCCCCGAAGCGGCCCCGGGCGTGTCAGGAGCCTCAGCCGGCGCGGCGGTGAACCTTGGCACGGGAGCGTTTCTCCACGTACATCCGCTGGTCCGCGGAGTTCAGGACCTCTTCCACGGTCATCCCGCATTCGGCCCAGCCGATGCCGAAACTCGCCCCGACGCGGACCGCCCGACCGTCCACCCGGATCGGCGGAATGATCGCGTTGCGCAGGCGTACGGCCAGGTCGGCCGCGTCCGCCGCGCCGAGACCGTCGGCGAGGACCACGAACTCGTCACCGCCGAGCCGGGCGACCGTGTCCCCGTCGCGGACCCCGGTGGTGAGACGGCGCGCGACCTCGATGAGCACCGCGTCACCGGTGTGGTGCCCGAAGCGGTCGTTGATCGACTTGAAGCCGTCGAGGTCGCAGAAGAGGACGGCGAGGCCCTTGGTGCCGTCGTCGATGTCACCACCCGAGGGGGCCACCATGTGGACATGGTGGTCGTACGGGCCGACGCCCGCCGGCTCGAAGCCGAAGCCGTGCTCGTGTTCGTGCTCGTACGGCGACTCGTAGCCGGAGTGGCCGGACCCCCCGGAGCCCCCGGAACCGCCGGAACCGCCGGGGTCGTAGCCCGTGTGACCGGAGTCCTGGCCGGTGCCGTATCCGTTGTCGTATCCGGTGTCGTGTCCCGTCTCGTAGCCGCCGTCCCGCGCGGAGTCGTACCCCCCGGACGCGTACCCACCGCCGTACCCGGCGGCCTGGTCGACCGACACGTGCGCCGCCGGGCGCTCGCACAGCCGGGCGGAGAGCCGGGACCGCAGCTCGGCGCTGTTGGGGAGACCGGTGAGGGCGTCGTGCGAGGCCCGGTGGGCGAGCTGGAGCTCGTGCCGCTTGCGCTCCTCGATGTCCTCGACGTGGGTGAGGAGGAAACGGGGGCCGTCGGCCGCGTCGGCGACGACCGAGTTGCGGAGGGACACCCACACGTACGTGCCGTCGCGCCGCCCGAGCCGCAGCTCGGCCCGGCCGCCCTCGGCGGAGGTCCGCAGCAGCGTCCCTATGTCCTCGGGGTGGACGAGGTCGGCGAAGGAGTAGCGCCGCATCGCGGCGGCGGGCCGGCCGAGGAGCCGGCACAGGGCGTCGTTGGTGCGCAGGAGCCGGCCGTGCTGGTCGCCGCCCATCTCGGCGATGGCCATCCCGGAGGGGGCGTACTCGAAGGCCTGCCGGAAGGATTCCTCGCTGGCCCGGAGTGCCTGCTGCTCCCGCTCCAGGCGGACGAGGGCGCGCTGCATGTTGGAGCGGAGCCGGGCGTTGCTGATGGCGATCGCCGACTGGGAGGCGTACATCTGGAGCGCCTCCTGGCCCCAGGGACCAGGGTGCCGGCCGTTGCGCGGGCGGTCGACGGATATGACGCCGAGGAGCTCACGGCCGGAGCCGGGCGGGGGTCCCCCCGGGCGGGCGGAGCCGAGCCTGGGCGAGTACATGGGGGCGTAGAGGCGGTCGTGCGGGTGCCACTCGTCCTCGAAGCGGGGCGCGGGGCCGTCGGTGTGCCACTGGGGGACGTCGTCCTCCATCAGTACCCAGCCCTCGGTGTGCGGGATGAACCGCAGGTCGCCCCAGGCGGTGGCCATGGACAGGCGGCGGTCCCAGGAGGCGCGGGAGCCGACCCGGCCGGTGATCAGGGCCTCGGCGGCGGAGCTGCCGGCGAAGGCGGCGACGACGAGGTCACCGTCGGGGCGTACGAGGTTGACGCAGGCAAGCTCGTAGTTGAGACCGGCGACCACACCCTCGGCGACGGTCTGCAGGGTGTCCGCCAGGCTGCGCGCAGTGTTGAGGTCCGCCACGACCTGATGCAGCTGCCGCAGGGTCGAGAGACGGACGTACGGCTCCGACTCGGTCTCCATCGCTCGCTCTCCCCGAGACCTCGACAGCAACTCCAGGGTTCTCATCGGCTTCGTGTTGCACAGTCACCGTTCGTATTGCACTGTCACTGCCACTGAATCACAGCGAGCTGCGCACCCGGTACACAGGGTCAGCAAATACTGGTCGCTGTGACTCAAGTCACAGCAGGTCATGGCGGGTCATGGCAGGTCACGGCGGCTCGCACCTGCCTCCCGCCCGGGTCCTAGGACCGGCGGGGGTGGCGGACTGGTCCCCCGGTCCGATGCGGCGCCGGAGGGCCGGGGCTAGCGTGCGGGTGTGCTGCAGAAAACTCCCGCCTCGCCCCCCGTGTCCGATCTGGCCATCCCTCATGCTGAGGGAGTGAGCAACGACGAGTTCCGGGCGGCGATGTCCCGCCTCGCGGCCGGCGTGGTCCTGGTGACCGCGCACGACCCCGACGACGGCCCGCGCGGTG is a window encoding:
- a CDS encoding ROK family protein; the encoded protein is MRHVIALDVGGTGMKAALVGADGTLLHEARRATGRDRGPEAVVETILGFAAELRALGQERYGEPAAAAGVAVPGIVDAENGIAVYAANLGWHDVPMRELLSGRLDGIPVALGHDVRTGGLAEGRIGAGNGADRFLFVPLGTGIAGAIGIGDRIEAGAHGYAGEIGHIVVRPGGTVCGCGQRGCLERYASASAVSLAWAEASGDPKADAADCAKAVESGDTTALRVWQDAVDALADGLVTALTLLDPRTLIIGGGLAEAGETLFTPLRAAVEERVTFQKLPAIVPAALGDTAGCLGAGLLAWDLLADRRPQRPTDSEVSA
- a CDS encoding CBM35 domain-containing protein, whose translation is MAAGNDGANKPENDDPFGYLYEDGQAAGAQPPGGGGYGYPGPAAAQPGVPRTSYNQVRTVGERQYGGHGGQQHAQPYVPPQQQAPYGQPQAQYAAPETYGGPPTRQGPPPQQHHGGGSGRGPNTRGILIGAVAVVAVVVVGIAAAVITNMGNEDDKDKQAGTGGTTTTAPVNPSEEPSTEPSADETPVELPKQDAATLKLGGSAGLATDVKGAEGSNGTYVAGFNQVGSSVTWKANMPTEGKYHLTVRYAIPAVDANATLTVNGKANTSPLGLKNFIHSSDPNLEKNWQTTWAPVDLQKGENEIKISCETGNQCDVLLDWLEVTPPKS
- a CDS encoding 1-phosphofructokinase family hexose kinase, producing MILTVTLNTAVDLTYRVPALTPHASHRVTQVIERPGGKGLNVARVLAALGYETVATGFAGGATGAVLREQLAATPVRDELVETAGPTRRTVAIVDTASGDTTQLNEPGPTVTAAEWTVFRTRFAALLDGAAAVALCGSLPPGIHVGAYAELVRLARTAGVPVLLDTSGEPLRRGIAARPDLVKPNADELAQLTGARDPLRATREARGRGARTVVSSLGPEGLLAATPEGLWRAAPPAAVKGNPTGAGDSAVAGLLSGLVDAAPWPDRLARAVALSAATVLSPVAGEFDPTAYEELLPRVKVTEEPDRP
- a CDS encoding immune inhibitor A domain-containing protein — encoded protein: MKKIVVGMTLGSALTALLAAGLTPATAQEAPDTPAGAAAHRPDNRPGPLTKQRTELREKAIDLVAKGKAKANAEGVVEVAPGKFTEIETTTADRQEKIFTILSEFGTDGAGKYGTVPGPLHNEIAQPDRSVDNSNAWTADFDKAYYENLFNGSGESMKTYYEKLSGGRYSVTNTVEDWVKVPHNASFYGDNAIEDNGGSWAFVQDTGDAWWNAQLAAGKTPAEIDAYLAQFDVWDRNDWDHDGNFDEADGYIDHFQAVHAGMGEDAGGGAQGEDAIWSHRWYVNGDDYGLTGPDVSGTQNKAGGARIGQSKYWLGDYTTEGENGGLGVFCHEFGHDLGLPDYYDTDGGENSTAFWTLMSSGSWLSHGAAANAGIGTHPGLMGAEEKLFLGWLDYTDAPLGATGTYTLNPAQLQVTGKDQAVRVALPDKASSTTYTTPTSGTHAWWTGSADGLNQSLTRSVPAASRVTVKASAWYEIEADFDYLFAEYSLDGGANWARAGAAVDGSSAGKWTTLRYAYDSAGKPSLFRFRYQTDGGVHYAGAFLDDISLSSGGTTLATDDVEQGAGAWTATGRWNISTGTETATYPRYYLLENREYVGSDALLAEGPYQFSKGITAPDWVEYFRYQNGMLVWYVDRSFDDNNVSAHPGGGQAMAVDARPAPFRYADGTAPSNRRQPFDATFGLEATDATCLHKEALVGKGGSQTVQTLAACAPSVPGIPVFDDTDPNAYYDTSAPQASVKVAGHGVRVTITGDAGDDLTISVANPAAH
- the otsB gene encoding trehalose-phosphatase; the protein is MVSSLPHPTTSAGRDGLAALLARPAKAVVALDFDGTLAEIVPDPERARAHPGAVEALAALAPEVASIAVVTGRPAGVAVRYGGFAGVPGLEHLVVLGHYGAERWDARSGTVRAAAPHPGVASVRAELPGFLDRAGAWPGVWIEEKGRAVAVHTRRALDPERAFEALKGPLSDLATHHGLVLEPGRMVLELRPPGMDKGVALAEYVREVDAGSVLYAGDDLGDLPAFAAVEKLRSDGTPGLLVCSGSTEVPELADRADLAVRGPAGVVAFLAELARAVREEA
- the nagA gene encoding N-acetylglucosamine-6-phosphate deacetylase; this encodes MADHKVLAGAHVVLPTGIVENGRVIVDGERITGSTHEDAPSLDLTGHWLVPGFVDMHNHGGGGASFTSGTVDEVLKGVHTHRLHGTTTVVASFVTGEMDFLTQRAGLLSELAEQGEIAGLHFEGPFISPCRKGAHDETLLRDPDPAEVRKLIDAARGQAKMVTLATELPGGIDSVRLLAEHGVIAAIGHTDATYEQTVAAIDAGATVATHLYNAMPALGHRAPGPIAALLEDERITVELINDGTHLHPAALELAFHHAGPERVALITDAMDAAGFGDGRYMLGTLEVEVKDSVARLVEGGSIAGSTLTLDRAFKRAATIDGLPVESVVQAISANPARLLGVYDRVGSLEPGKDADIVVLDAEFNLKGVMRKGEWIVDPKA
- the cdgB gene encoding diguanylate cyclase CdgB; the protein is METESEPYVRLSTLRQLHQVVADLNTARSLADTLQTVAEGVVAGLNYELACVNLVRPDGDLVVAAFAGSSAAEALITGRVGSRASWDRRLSMATAWGDLRFIPHTEGWVLMEDDVPQWHTDGPAPRFEDEWHPHDRLYAPMYSPRLGSARPGGPPPGSGRELLGVISVDRPRNGRHPGPWGQEALQMYASQSAIAISNARLRSNMQRALVRLEREQQALRASEESFRQAFEYAPSGMAIAEMGGDQHGRLLRTNDALCRLLGRPAAAMRRYSFADLVHPEDIGTLLRTSAEGGRAELRLGRRDGTYVWVSLRNSVVADAADGPRFLLTHVEDIEERKRHELQLAHRASHDALTGLPNSAELRSRLSARLCERPAAHVSVDQAAGYGGGYASGGYDSARDGGYETGHDTGYDNGYGTGQDSGHTGYDPGGSGGSGGSGGSGHSGYESPYEHEHEHGFGFEPAGVGPYDHHVHMVAPSGGDIDDGTKGLAVLFCDLDGFKSINDRFGHHTGDAVLIEVARRLTTGVRDGDTVARLGGDEFVVLADGLGAADAADLAVRLRNAIIPPIRVDGRAVRVGASFGIGWAECGMTVEEVLNSADQRMYVEKRSRAKVHRRAG
- a CDS encoding extracellular solute-binding protein, with amino-acid sequence MQLNDEQKVDEAVERRRFLGLTAAVAAFGLTATVAGCGSLGGDSGDVTLRLVAADYDLTGGDTTKKYWAGLVSAFEAGHPGVKVEVQIESWDDVDRKVAEMVKADKAPDIAQIGAYADYAAADQLYAADELLSIPVQSNFLAPLVEAGEHKRIQYGLPFVASTRPLFYNKALFDEAGAKAPTSWDELAEAAEKLKDNGVRTPFALPLGPEEAQAEALMWMLSGGGGWTDGTDHYAVDSDANIKTFDWLKNNLVGKGLTGPVAPGKLNRKAAFAAFASGEVGMLNGHPSLLKEAAKNGVEVGQVPLPGVDGQADAAMGVADWIMGFKQNGHRKEIGDFLNFVFSDENVLKFAGDNDLLPVTVTASTRMETEPEHANLRVFLKTLPESQLPPVGKTSWAKVSENVKQNIGKAVTPAGVPAEVLGSIGRAATAAESAE